Proteins found in one Muntiacus reevesi chromosome 2, mMunRee1.1, whole genome shotgun sequence genomic segment:
- the WDR90 gene encoding WD repeat-containing protein 90, producing the protein MARVWQQPFINVFRHFKVDEWKRSTKEGDVAAVTDKTLKCTVYRVRGSVSASNYIQLPKTSTQSLGLNGRYLYVLFRPLPAKHFVIHLDVSTEDSQVIRVSFSNLFKEFKSTATWLQFPFICEVGTPREGVAFPGARWTCLQLDLHDILLVYLHRSYSHLKGVRLCASMLVRSLYTSDLSFDPAITVAEARHAKLPVTPIPREMAFPVPKGESWHDRYVHIRFPSGSSHTPSELVQKSGFPPEAVLAGHVSRLLPSPAACSKPARDPRALMVQKHDPTASCWAPAMPRPLPEVRVSCERSEVSSVAGPGGCSQEPSAWVETTDEHAASDGLHVFAHQATEPTAPEDTAPHEPPARKQNLPEAALGKKCFQERSFLPDPILRLKGVIGFGGHSTKWALWTPDGAAVVYPCHAVIVILHIETREQRLFLGHTEKVSALTLDGSGSLLASAQAWPHSMLRLWDFQTGSCLALFRSPVHTVCFLSFSNSGELLCGVGKDRHGRTMVLVWGVAQLGRSGEAVILAKAHSDADVQAFQVAFFDEARMASCGRGSVRLWRLRGGVLRSCAVDLGEHHALEFTDLAFGPAQDGHTLYVCSRSGHILEIDHQRMAVRHARRLLPLQNPRDPLAQKQTFSLGPGIAISSLSVSRSACAVGSEDGYLRLWPLDFSSVLLEAEHEGPVTSVRVSPSGLRVLSTTSSGHLGFLDVPSQAYSVLVRSHTAPVLALATERSRGQLATMSQDHTVRVWDLATLQQLYDFASPEETPCAVAFHPTQPTFFCGFSSGAVRSFSLEVAEVLVEHRCHRGAITGLATSPDGRFLFSTCSRGTLAQYHSGAPRCRVLRVAANVVCQEACPSSSVLVVSGDSRLLAFVGPSKYTVSVVDAASLDELLRVDVSTLDLAGSCLDSPVALCFGPSPPGHLLVSTSSNTIAVLDARLGRVVRELSYGRPAACASLALSADGRFLVTAAERAVRLWDYAVQAGPSCQVYIGHSEPVRAVAFTPDQQQLLSVGDAIFLWDILVPREGLPPESVQGAPGAPLTCEAGLDAEQLEGVASGARGPLQQVSVSPPALSPQLGLCAGPPEGFNGALFPSDESCGPEDPRQASGPSVMVQKKAGRAGEGACGVTGSPRDLGRRPHPCGWPTRTGRQRGGCRVVPGVHSLLPCPTGACSTGGARAWPPAHLNSYRHFTARYKASSPAQGLSLPPAGDERLRLKAVVGYNGNGRANLVWRPDTGFFAYTCGCLVVVEDLHSGAQQHWLGHPEEISTLALSHDAQVLASVSGRSSAASCCQIRLWDVPRGSCRQFLCHHDSAVQALAFSPDDRLLVTLGGYGDDTLALWSMATCELVSSTHLPEPVHGVAFNPWDAGKLTCVGRGVLTLQLLWGQAGDVSLQAHREPVPEEAGGWELSSLCYGATPLLYCGSSEGQVCVWDTRAGRCFLAWEADDSEIGVLLCSGTWLVSGSNTRRLRLWAVGAVPELRRRGSGARSSSVFLERELTLDGAVVSAVFHDSMDMGVVGTTAGTLWYISWAEGTSTRLISGHRSKVNEVAFSPDESHCATCSDDGSVRVWCVASMELLIQFQVLNQSCLCLAWSPLSCRRPEEQYVAAGYSDGALRIFSIPRTAVELKMYPHAAALTALAFSADGQTIVSGDKDGLVAVSHPCTGMTFRVLSDHRGAPICTLQSTRKKCGDFGAEGTDLWLAASGDQRVSVWASDWLRDHCELVDWLSFPAPGLTGVSVLAAPWARCPGCPLCTVPPQAPGCLPPSLAAFCPWDPALLVCAGLGVHPEVFFYNLHQKQVVEKIPLPFFAVSMSLSPGAHLMAIGFSERVVRLLDRASGAVQDFAGHDDSVQLCRFAPSAQLLFTAAYSEILVWEVTGR; encoded by the exons ATGGCGCGAG TGTGGCAGCAGCCGTTCATCAATGTCTTCAGACACTTCAAGGTGGATGAGTGGAAGCGCTCCACTAAGGAGGGCGACGTGGCTGCCGTGACG GACAAGACCCTCAAGTGCACCGTGTACCGCGTGCGGGGCTCTGTCTCTGCGAGCAACTACATTCAGCTCCCCAAAACCAGCACCCAGTCCCTGGGGCTGAACGGACGGTACCTGTATGTGCTCTTTCGGCCACTGCCTGCCAAGCATTTCGTCATTCACCTGGATGTGTCCACTGAG GACAGTCAGGTCATCCGAGTGTCCTTCTCCAACCTCTTCAAGGAGTTCAAGTCCACAGCTACGTGGCTTCAGTTCCCTTTCATTTGTGAGGTTGGGACACCCAGGGAAG GTGTGGCCTTCCCTGGTGCCCGCTGGACCTGCCTGCAGCTTGACCTGCACGACATCCTGCTGGTCTACCTGCATCGAAGCTACAGTCATCTGAAGGGCGTCAGGCTGTGTGCCAGCATGCTGGTCCGGAGTCTCTACACCAGTGACCTGAGCTTCGACCCTG CCATCACTGTTGCTGAAGCCCGGCACGCAAAACTGCCTGTCACCCCCATACCTCGAGAAATGGCTTTCCCGGTGCCAAAGGGGGAGAGCTGGCACGACCGCTACGTCCACATCCG GTTTCCAAGCGGCAGCTCGCACACGCCCTCTGAGCTGGTGCAGAAGAGCGGTTTCCCTCCTGAGGCAG TCTTAGCGGGGCACGTGTCGCGGCTGCTCCCTTCCCCAGCAGCCTGCAGCAAACCTGCGCGGGACCCCAGGGCCCTCATGGTCCAGAAGCATGACCCCACAGCC TCTTGCTGGGCCCCTGCCATGCCCAGGCCCCTTCCAGAGGTCCGCGTGTCCTGTGAGCGCTCAGAGGTCTCCAGTGTGGCTGGCCCTGGTGGCTGTAGTCAGGAGCCCTCAGCCTGGGTGGAGACTACTGACGAGCATGCAGCCAGTGACGGCCTTCACGTGTTTGCCCATCAGGCGACGGAGCCCACGGCCCCAGAGGATACAGCTCCACACGAG CCTCCTGCCAGGAAGCAGAACTTACCGGAGGCAGCTTTGGGCAAGAAATGTTTTCAAGAAAGA AGCTTCCTCCCAGATCCGATCCTGAGGCTCAAGGGGGTCATCGGCTTTGGGGGTCATAGCACCAAATGG GCCCTGTGGACCCCGGATGGGGCTGCTGTCGTGTACCCTTGCCACGCAGTCATCGTCATCCTGCACATCGAAACCCGGGAGCAGCGTCTCTTCCTTGGCCACACAGAGAAG GTCTCTGCTCTGACGCTGGACGGGAGTGGCTCGCTGCTGGCCTCGGCCCAGGCCTGGCCCCACAGCATGCTGCGTCTCTGGGACTTCCAGACGGGGAGCTGCCTGGCCCTGTTCCGGAGCCCGGTCCACACTGTCTGCTTCCTCAG CTTCTCCAACAGCGGGGAGCTGCTCTGCGGCGTTGGCAAGGACCGCCACGGGCGGACG ATGGTGCTGGTGTGGGGTGTGGCCCAGCTGGGGAGAAGCGGAGAGGCCGTCATCCTTGCGAAGGCACACAGTGACGCTGATGTCCAGGCATTCCAGGTGGCCTTCTTTGACGAAGCCAG GATGGCGTCGTGCGGGCGGGGCAGTGTGCGGCTGTGGCGGCTCCGAGGTGGGGTGCTGCGCTCCTGCGCTGTGGACCTGGGGGAGCATCACGCGCTGGAGTTCACCGACCTGGCCTTTGGGCCAGCCCAGGATGGCCACACTCT CTACGTCTGCAGCCGCAGCGGCCACATCCTGGAGATCGACCACCAGCGCATGGCCGTGCGGCATGCTCGCCGTCTCCTGCCCTTGCAGAACCCCCGTGACCCCCTCGCACAGAAGCAGACCTTCAGTTTGG GCCCCGGCATTGCCATCAGCAGCCTCAGCGTCTCCCGGTCCGCATGCGCCGTGGGCTCCGAGGATGGCTACCTGCGCCTCTGGCCACTGGACTTCTCCTCCGTCCTCCTGGAGGCAG AGCACGAGGGCCCCGTCACCTCCGTCCGCGTCAGCCCCAGCGGCCTGCGTGTGCTGTCCACCACCTCCTCGGGCCACCTGGGCTTCTTGGATGTCCCGTCGCAGGCGTACAGCGTGCTGGTGCGCTCCCACACCGCCCCGGTGCTGGCCCTTGCCACCGAGCGCAGCCGGGGACAGCTGGCCACCATGTCCCAGGACCACACTGTGCGCGTCTGGGACCTGGCGACCCTGCAGCAG CTGTATGACTTTGCGTCACCCGAGGAGACCCCGTGTGCTGTTGCCTTCCACCCCACGCAGCCGACCTTCTTCTGTGGCTTCAGCAGCGGGGCCGTCCGCTCCTTTAGCCTAGAGGTCGCCGAGGTCCTGGTGGAACACAG GTGTCACCGAGGAGCTATCACCGGCCTGGCCACAAGCCCCGACGGTCGCTTCCTGTTCAGCACCTGCTCCCGGGGCACCCTGGCCCAGTACCACAGTGGCGCGCCCCGGTGCCGCGTCCTGCGAGTGGCAG CTAATGTGGTGTGCCAGGAGGCCTGCCCCAGCTCCAGCGTCCTGGTGGTCAGTGGGGACAGCCGACTACTGGCCTTCGTGGGTCCCTCCAAGTACACGGTGAGCGTTGTGGACGCAGCCTCGCTGGATGAG CTTCTGCGGGTTGACGTCAGCACCCTGGACCTGGCTGGCAGCTGCCTGGACTCGCCTGTGGCCCTCTGCTTTGGCCCCTCACCCCCCGGCCACCTGCTGGTGTCCACGTCCTCAAACACAATCGCCGTGCTGGACGCCAGGTTGGGCCGCGTGGTCCGGGAG CTGTCCTATGGCCGCCCTGCGGCCTGCGCCTCCCTGGCCCTCAGCGCAGACGGGCGCTTTCTGGTCACAGCCGCCGAGCGGGCTGTCAGGCTGTGGGACTACGCGGTGCAGGCCGGCCCCAGCTGCCAG GTGTACATTGGCCACTCGGAGCCGGTGCGGGCTGTGGCCTTCACCCCCGACCAGCAGCAGCTCCTCAGCGTGGGAGACGCCATCTTCCTCTGGGACATTCTGGTTCCCCGTGAGGGGTTGCCCCCAGAAAG TGTCCAGGGTGCTCCCGGGGCCCCCCTGACCTGCGAAGCAG gccTGGATGCAGAACAGCTGGAGGGTGTGGCATCCGGGGCCAGAGGGCCCCTCCAGCAGGTGTCCGTGTCACCCCCGGCGCTCTCGCCCCAGCTGGGTCTCTGTGCTGGGCCCCCTGAGGGCTTTAATG GCGccctcttcccatcagatgaGAGCTGTGGCCCCGAGGATCCCCGTCAGGCCTCAGGCCCGTCCGTGATGGTCCAGAAGAAGGCTGGCCGGGCTGGCGAAGGGGCCTGCGGGGTGACAGGAAGCCCCCGGGACTTGGGCAGGCGCCCGCACCCCTGTGGCTGGCCCA CCAGGACAGGGCGACAGCGAGGAGGTTGCCGTGTGGTCCCGGGGGTCCACAGCCTCTTGCCCTGCCCAACAGGCGCCTGCAGCACAGGGGGAGCCAGGGCCTGGCCCCCCGCTCACCTGAACTCCTACCGGCACTTCACTGCACGCTACAAGGCCTCCTCGCCGGCCCag ggcctctccctgccccctgccggCGACGAGCGGCTGCGCCTGAAGGCCGTCGTGGGCTATAATGGGAACGGGCGTGCCAACCTCGTCTGGAGGCCGGACACCG GCTTCTTCGCCTACACGTGTGGCTgcctggtggtggtggaggacCTGCACTCAGGCGCCCAGCAGCACTGGCTCGGCCACCCCGAGGAGATCTCCACGCTGGCCCTCAGCCACGACGCCCAG GTCCTGGCCTCGGTCTCTGGCCGAAGCAGTGCTGCCTCCTGCTGCCAGATCCGTCTCTGGGACGTGCCCCGAGGCTCCTGCCGGCAGTTCCTCTGTCACCACGACTCCGCGGTCCAGGCTCTGGCTTTCTCACCAGACGACAGGCTCCTGGTCACACTGG GGGGCTATGGCGATGACACCCTGGCCCTGTGGAGCATGGCCACCTGCGAGCTCGTGTCCTCCACGCACCTCCCAGAGCCGGTGCACGGTGTGGCCTTCAACCCCTGGGACGCCGGCAAGCTGACCTGCGTGGGCCGGGGTGTCCTCACCCTGCAGCTCCTGTGGGGGCAGGCGGGCGACGTCAGCCTCCAG GCCCACCGGGAGCCTGTACCCGAGGAGGCGGGGGGCTGGGAGCTGAGCTCACTCTGCTACGGGGCCACACCCCTGCTCTACTGCGGCtccagtgagggccaggtgtgcgTGTGGGACACGCGTGCCGGCCGCTGCTTCCTTGCCTGGGAGGCAGATGACAGCGAGATCG GAGTGCTGCTGTGCTCAGGCACCTGGCTGGTCAGCGGCAGCAACACGCGGCGGCTGCGCCTATGGGCTGTGGGGGCCGTGCCGGAGCTGCGGCGCCGGGGCTCGGGGGCCAG GTCCAGCTCCGTGTTCCTGGAGCGAGAACTGACCCTCGATGGGGCCGTCGTGAGCGCGGTCTTCCACGACAGCATGGACATGGGTGTGGTGGGCACTACAGCGGGCACGCTCTGGTACATCAGCTGGGCCGAGGGCACCAGCACTCGCCTCATCAGTGGCCACCGGAGCAAG GTGAACGAGGTGGCCTTCAGCCCCGACGAGTCCCACTGTGCCACGTGCAGTGATGATGGGAGCGTGAGGGTGTGGTGCGTGGCTAGCATGGAGCTGTTGATCCAGTTCCAGGTGCTCAACCAG AGCTGCCTCTGCCTGGCTTGGAGCCCCTTGTCGTGCAGACGCCCGGAAGAGCAGTATGTGGCAGCAGGTTACAGCGACGGGGCGCTGCGGATCTTCAGCATCCCGCGCACGGCCGTGGAGCTCAAGATGTACCCGCACGCGGCCGCGCTCACAGCCCTCGCCTTCTCTGCTGATG GTCAGACCATCGTCTCTGGAGACAAGGACGGGCTCGTGGCCGTGAGCCATCCCTGCACGGGGATGACCTTCCGGGTGCTGAGTGACCATCGCGGCGCCCCCATTTGCACCCTCCAGAGCACAAGGAAGAAG TGTGGAGACTTCGGGGCAGAGGGCACAGACCTGTGGCTGGCCGCCAGCGGGGACCAGCGAGTCAGCGTCTGGGCCTCCGACTGGCTGCGCGACCACTGTGAGCTTGTGGATTGGCTGAGCTTCCCAGCACCCGGCCTCACAGGGGTAAGCGTCCTGGCGGCCCCGTGGGCACGGTGCCCCGGCTGCCCACTCTGCACTGTGCCCCCACAGGCCCCCGGCTGCTTGCCACCCTCACTCGCTGCCTTCTGCCCCTGGGACCCGGCGCTGCTGGTGTGCGCAGGCCTTGGCGTGCACCCCGAGGTTTTCTTCTACAACCTCCACCAGAAGCAG GTGGTGGAGAAGATCCCACTGCCTTTCTTTGCTGTGTCCATGAGTCTGTCCCCTGGGGCCCACCTCATGGCCATTGGCTTCTCTG AGCGCGTGGTGCGGCTGCTGGACCGCGCGTCGGGGGCCGTGCAGGACTTCGCGGGCCATGACGACTCCGTGCAGCTGTGCAGGTTTGCCCCATCAGCCCAACTGCTCTTCACGGCGGCCTACAGCGAGATCTTGGTGTGGGAAGTGACAGGCCGCTGA